One genomic region from Campylobacter concisus encodes:
- a CDS encoding hydrogenase 4 subunit F — MDSLALILILPLLGALVLFLSPKNYAVLSGLHVLFSAATSVALLNNVLKVLSSGTFYSFDKFLFLDSLGCVFLVLIAVTGFIVNFYSIHYMRWELEDGHIHLSDLKKYYALSHVFIFTMTLSVICNNVAFMWAAIEATTLASVFLVAIHKDQKSTESGYKYIVLCSIGLAFALYATVLLYSATFSTLGDGEASMLFSGIMANAKNLNPDAAKLIFVFALIGFGTKAGLAPTHTWLPDVHAEGPAPISALLSGVLLKCAMLALLRYYAITAQAVGFSFVEGIMIVSGTITLFVAGFFLIRQHNVKRMFAYHSIVHMGVIAFALGVGGKFGLFAAIFHCLAHSFTKALAFCSTGNIARIYGHKDMSKMGGMVKIAPITTIMFGAAVCSLVGVPAFAIFVSEYNVFVGAITSGQYIAVALFAIALAVIFIADFAHFNMASFGEPKGVIVHNKEMSLLENLPLIALCALIIIFGVWHVDSFYTLVNNGVNIMMGALK; from the coding sequence ATGGATAGTTTAGCTTTAATACTTATCTTACCGCTCCTTGGTGCTTTGGTCTTGTTTTTGAGTCCTAAAAATTATGCGGTATTAAGCGGACTTCATGTTTTGTTTTCTGCTGCGACATCGGTGGCTTTACTTAACAATGTTCTTAAAGTCTTAAGTAGCGGAACTTTTTATAGTTTTGATAAATTTTTGTTTTTAGATAGCTTGGGCTGTGTTTTCTTGGTGCTTATTGCTGTAACCGGATTTATAGTAAATTTCTACTCTATCCACTACATGAGATGGGAGCTTGAAGATGGACACATCCATCTAAGCGATCTTAAAAAATACTACGCACTAAGCCATGTATTTATCTTTACAATGACTTTAAGCGTTATTTGTAACAACGTTGCATTTATGTGGGCTGCTATCGAGGCAACAACTCTTGCTTCAGTATTTCTTGTCGCTATCCACAAAGATCAAAAATCAACAGAAAGTGGCTATAAATACATCGTTCTTTGCTCAATCGGTCTAGCATTTGCACTTTATGCGACTGTTCTTTTATACTCAGCCACATTTAGTACTCTAGGAGATGGTGAGGCTTCTATGCTATTTTCTGGAATAATGGCTAACGCTAAAAATTTAAACCCAGATGCAGCAAAACTTATCTTTGTATTTGCTCTAATTGGTTTTGGTACAAAAGCTGGTCTTGCTCCAACTCACACTTGGCTACCAGACGTTCACGCTGAAGGTCCAGCACCTATCTCAGCCTTGCTTTCAGGCGTACTTTTAAAATGTGCGATGCTAGCACTCTTAAGATACTACGCTATCACAGCTCAAGCTGTTGGATTTAGCTTTGTTGAGGGCATAATGATCGTTTCAGGAACTATCACTCTTTTTGTAGCAGGATTTTTCCTAATCAGACAACACAACGTAAAAAGAATGTTTGCGTACCACTCAATCGTTCACATGGGTGTTATCGCATTTGCACTTGGTGTTGGCGGTAAATTTGGTTTATTTGCAGCGATATTCCACTGCTTAGCTCACAGCTTTACGAAAGCTTTGGCATTTTGCTCAACAGGCAATATCGCAAGAATTTACGGTCACAAAGATATGAGTAAGATGGGCGGTATGGTTAAGATCGCACCGATCACCACTATAATGTTTGGCGCGGCTGTTTGCTCACTTGTTGGTGTTCCAGCGTTTGCTATATTTGTTAGCGAATATAATGTCTTTGTAGGAGCTATCACAAGCGGTCAATACATCGCAGTTGCACTATTTGCTATTGCACTTGCAGTTATTTTCATAGCTGACTTTGCACACTTTAACATGGCAAGCTTTGGCGAGCCAAAAGGTGTGATCGTTCACAACAAAGAGATGAGTTTGTTAGAGAATTTACCTCTTATAGCACTTTGTGCCCTTATCATAATCTTTGGCGTATGGCACGTAGATAGCTTTTATACGCTAGTAAATAACGGTGTTAATATAATGATGGGAGCTTTAAAATGA
- a CDS encoding NADH-quinone oxidoreductase subunit B family protein, with amino-acid sequence MSLYQVPEDIKTANDLTAKLEHLKNIKRSFSVYRIDCGSCNGCEIEIFAAITPMWDPERFGFKLVANPRHADILLCTGPVTRQMYYPLLRAYEATPDPKIVVALGACGSSGGIFHDAYSVWGGIDKIIPVDVYIPGCPPHPASIIYGLGMALGIIDQKLHKKSYEEDNTLPPSVEKSVIGDILFERDLQAESRRLMSYIFGRILFEKYMNAIKCSKDVHDPSISREAVLTAIKKEEDPRYAECMGLLHNDVYLKYAKADKSFAIDVDSEVWSKR; translated from the coding sequence ATGAGTCTATATCAAGTCCCAGAGGACATAAAAACAGCAAATGATCTAACTGCAAAGCTAGAGCATCTAAAAAATATCAAAAGAAGCTTTAGCGTTTATAGGATCGACTGTGGAAGCTGTAACGGCTGTGAGATAGAAATTTTTGCAGCTATTACACCGATGTGGGATCCTGAGCGTTTTGGTTTTAAACTTGTTGCAAACCCAAGACACGCTGATATTTTGCTTTGCACCGGTCCTGTAACAAGACAGATGTATTATCCACTTCTTCGTGCTTATGAGGCGACTCCAGATCCTAAGATCGTAGTTGCTCTTGGTGCATGCGGAAGCAGTGGCGGAATTTTCCACGACGCTTATAGCGTTTGGGGTGGCATCGATAAGATAATTCCAGTCGATGTCTATATCCCAGGCTGTCCTCCACACCCAGCAAGTATTATTTACGGCCTTGGCATGGCTCTTGGTATCATCGATCAAAAACTCCATAAAAAAAGCTATGAGGAAGATAATACATTGCCACCTTCAGTTGAGAAGTCAGTCATAGGCGATATTTTATTCGAGCGTGACTTGCAAGCTGAAAGTAGAAGACTAATGAGCTATATCTTTGGTAGAATCCTTTTTGAAAAATATATGAATGCTATCAAATGTTCAAAAGATGTCCATGATCCAAGCATCTCAAGAGAGGCTGTGCTTACAGCTATCAAAAAAGAGGAAGATCCTAGATATGCTGAGTGCATGGGGCTTTTGCACAACGATGTCTATCTAAAATATGCAAAAGCTGATAAAAGCTTTGCGATAGACGTTGATAGTGAGGTTTGGAGTAAAAGATGA
- a CDS encoding NADH-quinone oxidoreductase subunit C: MRGDKFVEILKTKVKILEVTRQADDQITVLVDRNDLPLAVKTLYYDIGGFISTMIPNDERQINGSYALYYAISMEGSKMTEADDFAAEDKCFITIKTLIPGSDPTFPSVTPLVPACVWYEREAYDMFGLVAEGLPDKRRLVLSDDWPDGLHPLRKDAMDYRYRPDPVDHRDEPDAEFLFPTGDAVVDVPLGPLHVTSDEPGHFRLFCDGDEIIDADYRLFYQHRGMEKLAENRMNYDQMGYLAERVCGICGYAHAIACIEAAEKAIKLEIPLRAQAIRVICLEIERLHSHLLNIGLACEVTGNYNAFMHIFRVREYSMELAQLVTGGRKTYGNVVMGGLRRDMTNQEIKKGIEIINKLDVQISEIWDAVMEDKRQIGRWKGVGILDRQIARDFSPVGPNMRGSGFKRDNRYDHPYDFFKQIEFEVAVEHGCDVFAREMVRYKELKSSIHIIRQCFELMPQTPIMIDPVTMIKPENFALGHDEAPRGENVHWIMQGSAQKVYRWRCRAATYNNWPSLRYQFRGNNISDAALIVCSLDPCYSCTERVTLVDVRTKKSKILTEKDLKKFCQDGGVSKKDLR, encoded by the coding sequence ATGAGAGGCGATAAATTTGTAGAAATCCTAAAAACTAAAGTAAAAATTTTAGAGGTAACTCGTCAAGCTGACGATCAGATCACTGTTTTAGTCGATAGAAACGACCTTCCGCTGGCTGTTAAAACACTTTACTATGATATCGGCGGCTTTATAAGCACTATGATACCAAACGACGAGCGCCAGATAAATGGCAGCTATGCGCTTTACTACGCTATCTCAATGGAAGGTAGCAAGATGACTGAGGCGGATGATTTTGCAGCTGAGGATAAGTGCTTTATCACTATTAAAACGCTTATCCCAGGAAGCGATCCAACATTCCCGTCTGTTACTCCGCTAGTGCCAGCTTGTGTTTGGTACGAAAGAGAAGCTTATGATATGTTTGGTCTTGTAGCCGAAGGTTTGCCTGATAAAAGACGTCTAGTTTTAAGTGATGACTGGCCAGACGGACTTCATCCACTTAGAAAAGATGCGATGGATTATCGTTACCGCCCTGATCCGGTTGATCACAGAGATGAGCCAGATGCGGAATTTCTATTTCCAACTGGCGATGCAGTAGTAGACGTACCACTTGGACCATTACACGTTACATCTGATGAGCCTGGTCACTTTAGACTTTTCTGCGACGGCGACGAGATCATCGACGCTGACTACCGCTTGTTCTATCAACACCGCGGTATGGAAAAACTCGCTGAAAACAGAATGAACTATGATCAAATGGGCTATCTTGCAGAGAGAGTTTGTGGAATTTGTGGTTATGCTCACGCTATCGCTTGTATCGAAGCAGCAGAAAAAGCTATCAAGCTTGAAATTCCACTAAGGGCTCAAGCTATACGCGTCATCTGTCTTGAGATCGAGCGTCTTCACAGCCACCTTTTAAATATCGGTCTAGCTTGTGAGGTCACTGGTAACTACAACGCTTTCATGCACATCTTTAGAGTTCGTGAGTACTCTATGGAGCTAGCTCAGCTTGTAACTGGTGGACGTAAAACATACGGCAATGTCGTTATGGGCGGCTTAAGACGTGATATGACAAACCAAGAGATCAAAAAAGGTATCGAGATCATAAATAAACTTGACGTTCAAATTTCAGAAATTTGGGACGCAGTTATGGAGGATAAACGCCAAATCGGACGCTGGAAAGGTGTGGGAATCCTAGATCGCCAAATAGCACGTGACTTTAGCCCAGTTGGTCCAAATATGAGAGGCTCTGGCTTTAAACGTGATAACCGCTACGATCACCCATACGACTTCTTTAAACAGATAGAATTTGAAGTAGCAGTTGAGCATGGTTGCGACGTTTTTGCTCGCGAGATGGTTAGATATAAAGAGTTAAAAAGCTCTATCCACATCATCCGCCAATGCTTTGAGTTAATGCCTCAAACTCCGATTATGATCGATCCTGTGACTATGATCAAACCTGAAAATTTTGCACTTGGTCACGACGAAGCACCACGCGGTGAGAACGTCCACTGGATCATGCAGGGCAGCGCTCAAAAAGTATATCGCTGGAGATGCAGGGCAGCTACTTATAACAACTGGCCAAGCCTAAGATATCAATTTAGAGGAAACAACATAAGTGACGCAGCACTTATCGTTTGCTCACTTGACCCTTGCTACTCATGTACAGAGCGTGTTACATTAGTCGATGTAAGGACTAAAAAGAGCAAAATTTTAACAGAAAAAGACCTTAAAAAATTCTGTCAAGATGGCGGGGTTAGTAAAAAGGATTTAAGATGA
- a CDS encoding formate hydrogenlyase complex iron-sulfur subunit → MMKLFDITEKYGKATYAYPFEPYIVPENFRGQPNYTYDLCIGCAACGIACPSNAIELKMNEEQTKLVWEFDCGRCIFCGRCDEVCPTGAVRLSDSFELAVKFDKSALIQRGELEMQTCKCCGKPFTPKRLINFTLEKLGTANLLPGRLEEAKDYLYICPECKKNQSAERLTKGIEEAIK, encoded by the coding sequence ATGATGAAGTTATTTGACATCACAGAAAAATATGGAAAGGCGACATACGCCTATCCATTTGAGCCATATATTGTTCCTGAAAATTTCCGTGGTCAGCCAAACTATACATACGATCTTTGTATAGGTTGTGCAGCCTGCGGTATCGCTTGCCCTAGTAACGCGATAGAGCTTAAGATGAACGAGGAACAAACAAAGCTTGTTTGGGAATTTGACTGTGGGCGCTGCATATTTTGTGGGCGCTGCGATGAGGTTTGCCCAACTGGAGCTGTAAGACTTAGCGATAGCTTTGAGCTTGCGGTTAAATTTGACAAGAGCGCTCTTATACAAAGGGGCGAGCTTGAGATGCAAACTTGCAAATGCTGTGGTAAGCCATTTACGCCAAAAAGGCTTATAAATTTCACCCTTGAAAAGCTTGGCACAGCAAATTTACTCCCAGGCAGACTTGAAGAGGCAAAAGACTACCTTTATATCTGCCCAGAGTGCAAGAAAAATCAATCTGCTGAGAGGCTAACAAAAGGCATTGAGGAGGCTATAAAATGA